A section of the Malus sylvestris chromosome 17, drMalSylv7.2, whole genome shotgun sequence genome encodes:
- the LOC126611245 gene encoding probable disease resistance protein RPP1, whose protein sequence is MILFNLFAKQLPKKLKFLYLDHSRNLTQLPDFSKLPHLEDLSLNGCKSVSGGYRLFAQLKMLQYLDLEDCNITDDAILESLRSLSSLRILILDGNGFNRLPTLSGLSQLKSLYLNHCTNLQAIPDLPTSLHSLEANYCTELEIMPSLPEMSEMLELQLKDCRKLKDIPNLDNFLCKMHTLHMEGCASLTATFKENILLKWKGYTIGGLSLSVNDIPRWLPYVAREDETVKIVVPPTFDYIGRLVVCIIYSSDNSDCTGSLCIHVVNRTQRTRFHIWPMETTITASHECYLWLGSLTNKKLNLKGGDKVRVHADFIETEDDHQIKVKKTGVDIVEWDFVFTNRTKVDYKRVPYESDEDTDEEEDYQTAPYESDEEEDYQTAPCESDEEASDDDKELSNYSSDEVQPCKRFEVI, encoded by the exons AAAACTCCCACATCTCGAGGATTTGAGCCTCAACGGCTGTAAGAGTGTATCTGGGGGTTACCGTTTATTTGCACAACTGAAGATGCTTCAGTATTTAGATCTTGAAGACTGCAATATAACGGATGATGCCATTCTTGAAAGCCTTCGGAGTCTATCTTCtttaaggattttaatactAGATGGAAATGGTTTTAATAGGCTACCCACCCTCAGTGGCCTTTCCCAGCTTAAATCTTTGTATCTAAATCATTGCACAAACCTTCAGGCAATCCCAGATTTGCCGACAAGTTTGCATAGCCTGGAAGCGAATTACTGCACTGAACTGGAAATAATGCCCAGCCTTCCAGAGATGTCGGAAATGCTTGAATTGCAACTGAAAGACTGCCGCAAACTCAAAGATATTCCAAACCTGGATAACTTCTTGTGCAAAATGCATACCCTTCATATGGAAGGGTGCGCCAGTCTCACTGCTACTTTTAAGGAGAACATCCTACTG AAATGGAAGGGGTATACAATTGGTGGACTTTCTCTCTCTGTAAATGATATTCCTCGCTGGTTACCCTATGTCGCACGAGAGGATGAAACTGTCAAAATTGTAGTGCCGCCTACTTTTGATTACATAGGAAGGTTGGTTGTGTGCATCATTTATTCTTCGGACAACTCAGACTGTACTGGGTCCCTATGCATTCATGTTGTTAATCGTACCCAACGAACTCGTTTTCACATTTGGCCAATGGAGACCACCATAACTGCTTCCCATGAATGTTATCTTTGGCTGGGAAGTCTTACAAACAAGAAGCTCAATCTGAAAGGTGGCGACAAGGTTCGTGTGCATGCAGACTTTATTGAAACAGAGGATGATCATCAAATTAAGGTGAAGAAAACAGGAGTGGATATCGTAGAATGGGATTTTGTATTTACAAATCGGACAAAAGTGGACTATAAGCGTGTGCCATATGAGTCTGATGAAGATACTGATGAGGAAGAGGACTATCAGACTGCACCATATGAGTCTGATGAGGAAGAGGACTATCAGACTGCACCATGTGAGTCTGATGAGGAGGCCTCTGACGACGATAAAGAGTTAAGCAATTACTCATCTGATGAGGTCCAACCTTGCAAAAGATTTGAGGTTATCTGA